DNA sequence from the Ovis canadensis isolate MfBH-ARS-UI-01 breed Bighorn chromosome 2, ARS-UI_OviCan_v2, whole genome shotgun sequence genome:
aaactttacaaaacagactcactgacACACAGAACAGActcgtggttgccaagggaggtTGGGTGTGGAGGGATGGATTTGGAGTTAGGGATTCTCAGATGCAAATTATTACACATGGAATAAAGTCCTACTCATatcatagcacagggaatatattCAATACCCTGAGATAAATCAACAGAAAAGATTTtacatatatctgaatcactttgctgtacaacaaaattaacttaaaacatttttatagtaagtcaactgtacttcaacatAAAAGTTATATGTATGTTCCCTGGTATTTTGAATGGTTTTCTAATTCGCAAAACTATCGCTATCCACATTCAGAAGTTAAGGCAACTTATGTTAATAAAGGCATCAATTTTgataaacaaaaaactaaaaccacTGATATGTTAAGAAAGCAAGTGTGTGGGCATGAAAGCATATTCAATCACAATCCCAGACTTTTCTCTTAACCCCAAAGCAATGAACTTAACTGATGTTATCTTTGAATGAACTCATACAATGACTCAAAAgcaaattttcaagaaaaattcTAACACTATAGGGCACTGGTTATAATGAGAATTAATTCCAATTGCATCATCTTGACCCTTTTCCACACTAATTTCCTAAAAATGCATATTCTAGGTAAATAGTAGGCAGAGATAGGCTTCCAACATGCATATAGAATGGTACAACCAATGAAATTAAGAAATCTCTATATTGCATAATCCCTCATACCGTCTTTATTTAGGGGCTTTCGCACAACATATTGGCGGACATCATCTTCTTTAGAGAGATTGAAAAGTTTGCGGATTCTGCTAGCTCTTTTGGGACCCAGGCGACGAGGCACTGTAGTATCAGTGAGTCCGGGAATATCCTTCTCccctaaaagaaaaaagtgaacagATGTTTTTAATTCAACAACTTCCTTACAAACAAGAACCCTAAACTGTTCAGGCATTACCAAAGCCACTTAGTCCACTTTCAAAGACAATCAGCTTTAAGTCAGTGttgacaaaaataaactccagaaTAAAAGGCTCACCTTTTTTCACGATGACCAAATTGAGAACACTCAGATTGGCATCCACAATGCAACCCCGCACAGATTTGCGCTTTCTCTCTCCAGTCCTCCTTGGTCTGTAACAGGAATGCCCCTTACTCAGAAGCAGGCGAACTCGGCCATGGGTCAAGACACCCTGCTTCATGGGGAAACCCTGCTTGTCGTTCCCGCCACTGATTCGGACCACATAACCCTGCAAAAAAACACGATgacacattaaaaacaaagcacTGTGGCCTCTAAGTACACCCTTAATTCTACTTAGTACCGTTCATTAGGACCgatttgacattttaaatattttcctctggTCACTAAATTTTGTCTATACTAACAGTTTCCCAAGTTAGACTGGCAAAATCCTTTCAACCAAGTCATATTTCTAGCCTTTATTTTACCAGAGTTGTTAACTCCTGGGGTAGAAAGAGTATGTTATGAAACCAAAGTATCAAGGAACCATAAATCAGAAACAATCTTCTTGGCACTTTTGAAGATCCCTTTGGAGGCCTTTAGCTTGCAGGTCAAGAAcgatatatttttcatttgatcTACATAAGCATAACCCTGCCAAGTGATAGCGCCACCTTATAAAGTGACATTTGGAACTAACAACCCGAGTGTGAACCCCATTACATTTACCAATTACCAATAGCGTTTACCACCTCTCTTAAATAGAGCTAACAATTCAACGCGACAGTTCAACTTGTAACAATTCAACTTTTACCTTCCATTCTTCACCCAAGGCGTCAGCAGCAACTTCTGTGGCCATACGCTTCTCGTAGAAGGTACGAAGTTTTCGTTCATCGTCCACTTCAATGAGCTTCTGGCAGCCAGTGGCCGGGAaagagatgttcagctaaaaattACAGACAAGGGGGAAAAGAACTTCATGAAAATCGCAGAACCACTAGAAAAGTTATCCCATAGCAAAAAGCCTTTCCTGTCACCCGCACACAACTAACAGAAAATTTGATTACATTCACTAAAGGACACGTGCAAGGCGCCACAAACACGGCACTAAAAATAGGACCCATCTTGCAAGGCTTGCGGAATGCCGCCACGGATAATTACTGTCCATAGCCGTTCACGCTCTCAGATCAAGGAGCCTGACCTACGTGCCGTCAGCCCGGCCGCCTCTATCCTGCCTGGGGGTCAAGACGCCACCATGGCGCTCCCAGACCGGCGTAGCTCCAGCTGCAATCGCTCGCCATCCGCTCTCCCATGGAGCTTCGGCCCCAGAAGAGCCATCCTTCTGCTGCCTCAGACCCTTCTCCATCCAGGGCCAGGATTTTCGAGCCCAGCGACACATCATAGGACTTGCTCCACGTTCCACAAGCCTACCCGGACACCCGTCACCAAGTCCTACCTTCATTCTGAAGCGGCCGACAGCTTCCGAGGCGCCACGAAAAAGAGACCCAACTTCCGCTTAGCCCAGGTCACATAGGCTCTTCCAGTTCTCGCGAGATGTGCAGACGCCTGGTATAGTGGAAGTGAGTATTGGTAGGCAGTACTTCCGGGGTGGGGCTAATCAGCGGTTGGGAGATAAGAGTCGGTGGGCGGTGCGTACGAGAAGGCACAGGTTTAGTACGGAAGATTAGTTCTTCTACTGTGTTCTTTCCTGTATGATTCTGGGTTAGGGAGCAGTTCTGGTCCCGGACACGGCTTCTGATGATACCAAGGAAGGAGGCGGGATCGGAGTTCGACTGTCCTGCTCTCTCCTGTACCTCAGGCTCCCATCCGAAGTTTTGCAGTTTAGGAGCGTGCCCTGCCCTGGTTCCGGTCTTGAAAACTTGTGCTTTGTGTTTTCTTAAATACTTGATCATCCACTTGTCCTTTAACCGCTTTGCAGTCATCGTTCTGTCacgtgcatgagtgctaagtcccttgggtcgtgtccgactcttgcgaccccatggaatgaagccctccaggctcctctgtccatatgattctccaggcaagaatactggagtgggttgccatgccctctcccagatgatcttcccgacccagggatggaacccgcgttccttctgtctcctgcattggcaggcgagttctttaccactagcgccacctgcagTTCTATCACAGAATGATGCATTCAgccagcctttcttttttttataatagtatatttttattttttatttttttattttttaaattttaaaatctttaattcttacatgcgttcccaaacatgaccccccctcccacctccctccccacaacatctctctgggtcatccccatgcaccagccccaagcatgctgcaccctacgtcagacatggactgtcAGCCAGCCTTTCTTGAAAGCCAGTTAACCATAGTTACTCCAAGTCCTGGTGCCTCCCAAAgagcctctctgctttctgccttttctctgcgatctttttaaaatgcaaagttcTGTCAACTCCATTGTTGGAGATGCGCAATTTATTTCCCACTATAATTAAATACTTTCCAAACTTCTTAACCtactttcatatatttttcacAGTCCAAAGCTCAACTATTGCCATTTGTTAATACCATGCAAGGCTTTCAGCTTACATGTCCTTCCTaagagaagccttccctgaccatacAACCAGAAATTGTATTCCTCTCCTCTAGTGTAGCACTATTTTCCTTTATAGTACTGTTTAATCACAATACATAAATGGTCTGCTTATGGTCTGTCTGCATACTAGATGGTAAATTAGGCTAGGTCTCATAACTTCACTACGGTATACTCAGGAAGCAGTAAAATGCATGGCACTTAATAAGTAAGGCTTAGTAATATTATGTGATCATAACCCTAGTTTTGATATGTATTAGTCTTTCAGAGTGTGGTAGTATGGAGCCAGCTAGCAGAGGAAGAATGAGTTGAGTGTATTGCAGTAAATCTTGAATCAGCAATGATTCAGCTCTTAATAGAACAGAAAGATGTGGGGAAAATACGGTGCACTTGATAGTCCTCCAGAACATTGTTGGGAGAATGAAAATCCAGATCTAACTTTGAAACCCACCGTACCCTGAAGAATGGAACACTTACTATCCATTACATATTTACTCCATATTTTTTCCTCAAGAAAAAAACCCCTgcgtttaaaataaatttttactttCCAAAATTATCACATCCATCTTCTGCTTCAGTATCACAAAGGTTTGAGTTTAGGCCTGCTTCACATTCAAAGTTGAAAGATTCTGCTAAATCCTATTTGTGTGGTAAGTCTCTTcacttgtgttcgactctttgcggccttgtggactgtagcccaccaggctcctctgtccatgggattctccaggcagaaatactggagtggattatcatgccctcctccaggagatcttcctgacccagggatcaaacccatgactcttatatctctttcattggcagttaggttctttaccactagcgccgcctagGAGGCCCAAATCCTGTTTGGTCATCTGACATTAATGTAGAAAGTGTGTCCAAATGATGCATTTAAATTCAGTATATGTAATTTTTGTTGCTAAGGTGAAATTGACATATCATAAAACCATTCGTTTTTATGTGAACAATTCAGTGGCACTTGGCACTCATGGTTTTGTACAGTCAGCACTTCTCTCAGTGCCAAGACagtttcatcaccccaaaaagaaaccttGTATCCATTAAGCAATTGCTCCTCATTCCCCTCTTCCACCAGCCCCTGGTAGCCACAGTCTGTGCACTGTCTATATGGATTTACTTAATCTATctgtttcatataaatgaaattatacagtatgtgATCTCTGTATCTgccttcaaatttttttttacattcatccacattgtagtgtgtatctgtttttttaattccttttaattGTTGAATAATATCACTTTGTACGTGTAggtcacaatttgtttatccattcatccatttgggcagtttccaactttttttttttaagtttatttttggctgcactgggccttcattgctgtgccttctccagttgtggcaaatGAGGGCCACTCTCTAGTCGCAGCTTCTCAATGTGGTGGCtcctcctgttgtggagcatgagCTTCAGGGtaggtgggcttcagtagttgtggccagCAGACTCCAGAatgtaggctcagtagctgtggtgcaggggcttagtttcCCCACAGCatatgaaatcttcctggaccagggatcaaacccatgtcccctgtgttggcaggcagacttttaaccactggaccaccaggaaagaggTGGTGATTGCACAACACCGTTGAGTGCTAAATGCCACTGGATTGTTCACGTAAAAATGGTTTTATGCTACGTCAGTTTCATCTTAACAACAAAAATTACATACGCTGAATTTAAATGCATCATTTGGGCACACTTTTTACATTATCAGATGATCAAACAGGATTtcagcctcccaggtggcgctagaagTCCTGTTTCCCACCAGAAGTCCTGTTTCCAActtctgactattgtaaatagtgctggtgTGTTGAGTACCTATGTTAAGTCCTTCGGGGTATACAGGAGGAACTGCTGGGTCGTGTGGTAATTCTGTACCTCCTAGGAGAACTGCTAAACtgttcagtttcatttttcattctcctcagaAATGTATGCGTTTGTTATTTTGTTACTTTATCTCTCCTTTTAAATTATAGGCATCCTAGtgagtgtgaagtgatacctcggtgtggtcttgattttcatttcccgaATGACtaattatgttgagcatcttggccatttgtatattttctgggagaaatgtttattcaagctctttgcccttttttttaagctctatttttattgaagtagtaGTAGTGAGTCAATATGAGGCAAATAGTAAAATCCAGAACTATTcctcaggtttttttcttttctaatgcattttttattgtggtaaaagacATGAAATTTACCGTCTTAACAATTTTTAAGTATGCAGTTCAGCagtgttaaatatattcacattgttgtaaaaCTATCTCCAGAACTATTTCCTCTTGCAAAACTGGAACTCTGGACTCATAAAACAGCTccctttttcccttctcctcatTCCTGGTAACCACCAGTCTTATatatctatgaatttgactactttaggTAATTGATAcaattggaatcatacagtacatGTCTTCTTGTGGCTGgtttatttcactaaacataatgtcctcaaggttcatccatgtggtagcatGTGACAAgagttccttcctttttaagactgaaagatatttcattgtatttatataccacattttatttatccatttgtctgttggtgaacatttggattgcttccacttcttcagttcagttcagtcactcagtcgtgtccgactctttgcgacaccatgaatcgcagcacgccaggcctccctgtcaatcaccatctcccggggttcactcaaactcacgtccatagagtcggtgatgtcatccagccatctcatcctctgtcgtccccttttcctcctgcccccaattccaatgagtcaactcttcgcatgaggtggccaaagtactggagtttcagctttagcatcattccttccaaagaacacccagagctgatctcctttagaatggactggttggatctccttgcagtccacgggactctcaagagtcttatccaacaccacagttcaaaagcatcaattcttcggcgctcagcttccttcacagtctaactctcgcatccatacatgactactggaaaaaccatagccttgactagatggacctttgttggcaaagtaatgtctctgcttttcaatatgctatctaggttggtcataacttttctttcaaggagtaagcgtcttttaatttcatggctgcaatcaccatctgcagtgattttggagcccaaaaaaataaagtctgacactgtttccactgtttccccatctatttcccatgaagtgatggggccagatgccatgatctttgttttctgaatgttgagctttaggccaactttttcacctctttcactctcatcacttCTTAGCTGTTGTCAATTCTGGTATTAACATAGACTTGCATATCTCTCTTGGAGaccctgttttcaattcttttggatatatatctaGAAGtgagattactggatcatatggtaattcaatttaaaattttaaggaatgatgctaaaactgaaactccagtactttggccacctcatgcgaagagttgactcattgggaaagactctgatgctgggagggattgggggcaggaggagaaggggatgacagaaagtgagatggctggatggcatcaccgactcgatggacatgagtttgagtgaactccaggagatggtgatggacagggaggcctggtgtgctgcaattcatggggtcgcaaagagtcggacacgactgagtgactgaactgaactgaactgaatttccatAGAAGTTGCACCATTTCATAATCCCACAAGGGCTCTTTTCTTATATTTGAATTGGCTTGCTTTCTTATTGaattataaaatttctttatatattctgaatgctATACCCTTATTAGATATATAATgtccaaatattttttcccattttataggtatCTTTTAACTTTCTTGATAAAGTCCATAGATGTACAATGGTTTAAAATGTTGATATAGTCCAGTTATCTAATTTGTCTGTTGTTGATTGTGCTCACATTCTCATATCTGAGAAAAATCCATTGCCAAATCCCCAATCCCTATATTCTTCTCCAATAACTTTATGGTTTGAGTTCTTGTATTTAGGttgttgatccattttgagttagtttgtTAATGAGGTTTGCAGTTGGGAGCACAACTCCATTCTTTTGCACATGGACATCCAGTTGTCCTACCACCTTTTGTTGAGgatatcctttccctctttgaatGATCTTGGCACTTCTGTTGGAAATCAATTGGCCATAGATGTACAAGTTTATTTCTAGCCTCTCaagtctgttccattgatttatatatatatctctctttatgccagtaccacactgttttgatgtGTAGCTTTGCAGTAGGTTTCAAAATCAGGAACTCGAGTCCTTgacttttttgagtttttttttagttctttgggaTACCATATGAATTTTATACCCCTATATGCAATGCATGTTCTTGGAattttgatatggattgcatttAACCCATATGTCAATTTGGGGAGTATTGCCATTTTTATGACATTGTCTTTCACCTCATGAACATGATATGTCTCTCCATGTATTTaggtcatctttaatttttttcagtgctgttttgtggttttcagtatgtaagtcttttccctgcttggctaagtttattcctagatattttgttCATGTGGATAACatatgatatattatatatatatatgcacacatatactaTTTTTTCTAAGTCACTTGAAATTCAGAAGTATTTCACTTCTAAATACTTAAGGATATATTCTAAGGACATGGCTATTTTGCTACATAGCCCCAATATTGTTATCCCATCTAAAACTTATTATTTACATAATACATTCTACTGTGcagcccatttttaaattttactgattATCCacaaatctctttagtttttccCTCAAACCTATTAGCTCGAGGgcctggccccacccatcagcaggtGAGTACCAGCCCCAGGATCCCCTGGGCCATGTAACCAGCAGACACTGCATGAGATAGGGCCTAGTAGCTAATCAGACTGTTGGCCAGTCCCACCTACCAACATATCCAAACAAAGGAACAGGAAAAAACtccagaagaagaactaaacaaagtgGTAATAAGCAATTTACCTGATAGAGAGTCCAAGGTGATGACCATAAAGATACTCAATGAACTTGGGAAAAGACtggatgaacacagtgagaaatataatagagtaaaaatatataaagaagaactAAGTAGAGCCAAAGAAtacaataatggaaataaaaaatacattagaaaGGATCAATAATTCATACTAcacaaggcaatctacagatttaatgtgaaagtgaaagtgaagccgctcagtcgtgtccgactctttgcgaccccatggactgtagcctaccaggcccttctgtccatggggttttcctcggacacaactgagcgactgaactgaactgaacagtactggagtgtattgccatttcctttaatgtaattcctatcaaaatgccaaagtcagggaattccctggcaatccactggttaggactccctGCTCTcactgcctggggcctaggttcaggAAATTAAGGTCCCACAGTTTGGCACTGCAAcccaatttcttttaaaaagtcattttccaCAAAACCAAAACATGTAATTctaaatttgtatgaaaacataAAAGACTCCAAATGTCAAacaatcatgagaaagaaaaacaaaactagaggcatcatgctccctgattttaaaatataatgaagttacagtaatcaaaacagtatgctaCTGGCATAGAAAGAGACAggtggatcaatggaacagaatagagagcccagaaataaacccacacttaCATGGTCAATCTatgacaaagcaggcaagaatatgaaATGGGAAAAATAGTGTTGGGGAAATAGGACAGCTATGTGCAAAAGAAACTGGACTGCTTTCTCACACCATAAaccaaaacaaactcaaaatgaattaaaacttaacacaatatggtaaagtaattagccttcaattaaaataaatttaaaaataaaaaaagatcctACATTCTGCAATTAAGATCTGGcacagacaaaatgaaaaacaaaacaaagcaatagAAGTCATTCTTAGCAGTCCAGTCCACAGGCTGGAGTAGTTTGTCTCTTGTAACTGAACCCTGACTGAATATAACTATTTTAGCCCTTCAGTCTTTCAAGTTGTCATCTTTCAAAGCAAGTAAATTACCCAAAATTAAAGGCTTCAAGCTTCATAAGGTCCACCATCTGGTAAAATTCTAGGTAAGGCAAATAACTTTATGCTGTTTCCTTTAATTTCCTGGTAAATTAATGAAGAAGGAtatggttttatctgctcttctTATTAAATTCATATACCttcttattaaatttatataccattaaaaaaaaacttaagtacaagatctgaaaccataaacctctaagaaaagaaaaaacaaaggcaGTACGCTCTTTGATATTGGTCTTACCAATATATTTTTTTGATATGTCTattcaggcaaaggaaacaaaagtaaaaataatcttGCACCAAACTAAGAAAACTTTTGCGCAGTGAAGGAAGCTATTAACAAAATGGAAAGTCTGCCtatgaatgggagaagatatttgcaaacaatatatcCCATAAtaggttaatattaaaaatatacaaagaacttgtttactcaaaaaaaaaaaaaaaaggaagaatggcCAGAGGACATGAACAGACGTTTTTCCAGAGAAGTCATATAAGTGGTCAACAGGCAAacgaaaagatactcagcatcactaatgaccaaggaaatgcaaatcccAAGAGATGATGAGATAATGAGGATGATGAGATATATCATCCTTCATTAAAGGAATATTCAAAACAACATCGGCAAGATGGCTA
Encoded proteins:
- the RPS6 gene encoding small ribosomal subunit protein eS6, which codes for MKLNISFPATGCQKLIEVDDERKLRTFYEKRMATEVAADALGEEWKGYVVRISGGNDKQGFPMKQGVLTHGRVRLLLSKGHSCYRPRRTGERKRKSVRGCIVDANLSVLNLVIVKKGEKDIPGLTDTTVPRRLGPKRASRIRKLFNLSKEDDVRQYVVRKPLNKDGKKPRTKAPKIQRLVTPRVLQHKRRRIALKKQRTKKNKEEAAEYAKLLAKRMKEAKEKRQEQIAKRRRLSSLRASTSKSESSQK